The Rhea pennata isolate bPtePen1 chromosome 7, bPtePen1.pri, whole genome shotgun sequence genome contains a region encoding:
- the NDST2 gene encoding bifunctional heparan sulfate N-deacetylase/N-sulfotransferase 2: protein MIQLWKVVRHVRQLELHRLILLLIAFSLISMCILAYYVTNSPKIKEPPPLPFSDCSSQHRVLIPPQASWRLTKSVDTSRTDPVVLVFVESIYSQLGQEIVAILESSRFKYRTEIAPGKGDMPTLTDKDRGRYALIIYENILKYVNLDAWNRELLDKYCVEYGVGIIGFFKANENSLLSAQLKGFPLFLHSNLGLRDYHINPSAPLLYVTRANEVEQGPLPGDDWTVFQSNHSTYEPVLLASTKSSESIPHLATHKALHATVVQDLGLHDGIQRVLFGNNLNFWLHKLIFVDAIAYLTGKRLCLTLDRYILVDIDDIFVGKEGTRMKVSDVEALLSTQNKLRTLVPNFTFNLGFSGKFYHTGTDEEDEGDDMLLKHRKEFWWFPHMWSHMQPHLFHNVTVLAEQMKLNKQFAVEHGIPTDLGYAVAPHHSGVYPVHTQLYEAWKSVWSIQVTSTEEYPHLRPARYRRGFIHNGIMVLPRQTCGLFTHTIFYNEYPGGSKELDKSIRGGELFLTVLLNPISIFMTHLSNYGNDRLGLYTFESLVKFVQCWTNLRLQTLPPVQLAKKYFEIFPQEKNPLWQNPCDDKRHKDIWSKEKTCDRLPKFLIVGPQKTGTTAVHFFLTMHPAVTSNFPSPSTFEEIQFFNGPNYHKGIDWYMEFFPIPSNASTDFMFEKSANYFDTEVVPKRGAALLPRAKIITVLINPADRAYSWYQHQRAHNDPVALNYTFYQVISAKSQAPQELRNLQSRCLLPGWYSTHLERWLTYYPSGQILIVDGQELRHNPVSVMDSIQKFLGVTPLFNYTQALRFDEAKGFWCQLLDGGKTKCLGKSKGRKYSDMDVSSRLFLRDFYREHNIELSKLMNRLGQPLPTWLREELQNSSWS, encoded by the exons ATGATTCAGCTGTGGAAAGTAGTGCGGCACGTGCGACAGCTGGAGCTCCACAGATTGATCCTGCTACTCATTGCCTTCAGCCTGATCTCCATGTGCATCTTGGCTTACTACGTCACTAACAGCCCCAAAATCAAGGAGCCACCACCCCTACCCTTCAGTgactgcagcagccagcaccgTGTCTTGATCCCGCCACAAGCCAGCTGGAGGCTCACAAAGTCTGTGGACACCTCACGCACGGATCCTGTGGTGCTAGTCTTTGTGGAAAGCATTTATTCTCAGCTGGGACAGGAAATCGTGGCCATCCTGGAATCTAGCCGGTTTAAATACAGGACAGAGATTGCCCCTGGCAAGGGGGATATGCCCACCCTGACGGACAAAGACAGGGGACGCTATGCTCTTATTATCTATGAGAATATCCTTAAATATGTGAACTTAGATGCCTGGAACCGAGAGCTGCTGGACAAATACTGCGTAGAGTATGGAGTGGGAATTATAGGCTTTTTCAAAGCCAACGAGAACAGCCTACTCAGTGCGCAGCTCAAGGgtttcccccttttcctccatTCCAACTTAGGGCTACGGGACTATCACATCAATCCCAGTGCTCCCCTGCTCTATGTCACCCGGGCTAACGAGGTGGAGCAGGGTCCCCTCCCTGGGGACGACTGGACTGTGTTCCAGTCAAACCACAGCACATATGAGCCAGTGCTGTTGGCCAGCACGAAGTCCTCGGAGTCCATTCCTCACCTGGCTACCCACAAAGCGTTGCATGCCACAGTGGTGCAGGACCTGGGTCTGCATGACGGGATCCAGCGAGTTCTTTTCGGCAATAACCTCAATTTTTGGCTGCACAAACTCATTTTTGTGGATGCTATTGCCTACCTAACTGGCAAACGCCTCTGTCTCACACTTGATCGCTATATCCTTGTTGACATCGATGACATATTTGTGGGCAAAGAGGGCACTCGCATGAAGGTGTCTGATGTAGAG GCTTTACTGAGCACCCAGAATAAGCTGAGAACTTTAGTCCCAAATTTCACCTTCAACCTGGGCTTCTCAGGGAAATTCTACCACACAG GTACAGATGAGGAAGACGAAGGGGATGACATGCTGCTCAAACATAGGAAGGAGTTCTGGTGGTTTCCTCACATGTGGAGTCACATGCAACCTCATCTTTTCCACAATGTCACTGTGCTGGCTGAGCAGATGAAGCTCAACAAGCAGTTTGCTGTG GAGCATGGGATTCCCACAGACTTGGGCTATGCTGTGGCCCCCCATCATTCTGGGGTGTATCCTGTCCACACACAACTTTACGAGGCTTGGAAATCTGTGTGGAGCATCCAGGTAACAAGCACAGAGGAATACCCACACCTGCGGCCCGCTCGGTACCGCCGAGGATTCATCCATAACGGAATCATG GTTTTGCCTCGACAGACCTGTGGTCTTTTTACTCACACTATATTCTACAATGAATATCCCGGTGGCTCGAAGGAGTTGGACAAAAGCATTCGTGGTGGTGAACTCTTCCTGACAGTGCTCCTGAACCCA ATCAGCATCTTCATGACCCACCTGTCTAATTACGGAAATGACCGTCTGGGACTGTATACTTTTGAGAGCCTGGTCAAGTTTGTGCAGTGCTGGACCAACCTTCGCCTGCAAACGCTGCCACCTGTCCAACTGGCAAAAAAGTACTTTGAAATCTTTCCCCAGGAGAAGAATCCCTTGTGGCAG AATCCATGTGACGATAAGAGGCACAAGGATATCTGGTCCAAAGAGAAAACGTGTGATCGGCTCCCCAAGTTCCTTATCGTGGGACCTCAGAAAACTG GCACCACAGCTGTGCACTTCTTCTTGACCATGCATCCAGCTGTCACCAGTAACTTTCCGAGTCCATCCACCTTTGAGGAGATTCAGTTTTTTAACGGGCCCAACTATCATAAAGGAATTGATTG GTACATGGAATTCTTCCCCATCCCCTCCAATGCCAGCACAGACTTCATGTTTGAGAAGAGTGCCAATTACTTTGACACAGAGGTGGTACCAAAACGTGGGGCAGCCTTGCTTCCTCGAGCCAAAATCATTACTGTTCTGATCAACCCTGCTGACCGAGCTTACTCGTGGTACCAG CACCAACGTGCTCACAACGACCCTGTGGCGCTCAATTACACCTTCTACCAGGTGATCTCTGCAAAATCCCAGGCCCCTCAGGAGCTGCGCAACCTGCAAAGCCGATGCCTGCTTCCCGGCTGGTACTCAACTCATCTGGAACGCTGGCTAACATACTACCCTTCTGGGCAG ATTCTCATAGTGGATGGTCAGGAGCTGAGACATAACCCTGTCTCTGTAATGGACAGCATCCAGAAGTTCTTGGGTGTTACACCACTCTTCAACTACACCCAGGCCCTAAG ATTTGATGAAGCAAAAGGATTCTGGTGCCAGCTGCTAGACGGAGGAAAGACTAAATGCCTAGGAAAGAGTAAAGGAAGGAAATACTCTGATATGGATGTCTCG TCACGGCTGTTTCTAAGAGACTTCTATCGGGAGCACAACATTGAATTATCCAAGCTGATGAACAGACTTGGACAACCGCTTCCGACCTGGCTCCGAGAGGAACTGCAGAATTCCAGCTGGAGCTGA